One Eubacteriales bacterium mix99 genomic window carries:
- a CDS encoding sugar phosphate isomerase/epimerase has protein sequence MYQLDIGAIVSLESLLKNGTGELEALSLNSCQVNAWNTDILTEENASALKGIVGDSITVSSLWVGWPGPKAWNFIDGPATLGLVPREFRYVRMEALKRGARFAKLLGITDITTHVGFLPENPSTTEYREVVIAIRDVASYCESLGLYFNFETGQETPVTLVRTIEDIGLDNLGINLDPANLLLYGKGNPVDSVDIYGDRIRGVHVKDGRYPTNGRHLGQETPVGEGGVNFPRLLDRLIAHGYQGALTIEREISGPGQKEDIRKAKNILEDILRKY, from the coding sequence ATGTATCAACTGGACATCGGCGCTATTGTCTCATTGGAAAGTCTATTGAAAAACGGAACGGGAGAGCTGGAGGCCCTTAGCTTGAATTCCTGCCAGGTGAATGCCTGGAATACCGACATTCTGACGGAAGAAAACGCTTCTGCCCTGAAGGGAATTGTTGGGGATTCCATTACAGTCTCCAGTTTATGGGTAGGCTGGCCCGGGCCAAAGGCATGGAATTTCATCGACGGCCCTGCAACACTGGGGCTGGTTCCGCGGGAATTCCGGTATGTGCGGATGGAAGCCCTGAAAAGGGGAGCAAGGTTTGCAAAGCTGCTGGGGATCACAGACATTACCACCCATGTGGGGTTCCTTCCGGAGAATCCCTCCACGACGGAATACCGGGAAGTTGTGATTGCCATCCGGGATGTTGCATCCTACTGTGAATCTTTGGGCCTGTACTTTAATTTTGAAACGGGACAGGAAACCCCCGTTACCCTGGTGCGCACCATTGAGGATATCGGCCTGGACAATCTGGGAATCAATCTGGATCCTGCCAATCTGCTGCTTTATGGAAAAGGCAATCCGGTGGATTCAGTGGATATTTATGGGGATCGGATCCGGGGCGTGCATGTCAAGGATGGCAGGTATCCGACGAATGGAAGGCACCTGGGACAGGAAACCCCTGTGGGGGAAGGCGGCGTGAATTTCCCGCGTCTTCTGGACCGATTGATTGCTCATGGCTATCAGGGGGCCCTTACCATTGAAAGGGAGATCTCCGGTCCAGGGCAAAAAGAGGATATCCGGAAAGCAAAGAACATTCTGGAAGATATCCTCAGAAAATACTGA
- a CDS encoding ABC transporter ATP-binding protein has translation MWERKVQGEKRISTGNNRLFRLLRFTGKWWPIYVIGILGTSLQSFGSNLIFARSLEGLTQAGLTRDMGLLRQTLFTLGIRLLIFILAIPLFSWFFQSSVARTTANIRSRLFHQIQQLSMTQIGASHSGDLLSRMTNDVQTAENAYSWQLALPLMAVLSGIGSIVVIFSIHPKMGGIGIVIGAACALLNALFARPIKKTSDGVQRHLSESTQALTDILAGDRLSRIFNLKQRLFAYYASANLGVKDMAMKRIVYQSMLNGMNGLVNTMGFVGILIAGSVLALNGDISFSEVVPIVQMMNGITWMFTSIGNFISQLQGSLAGADRIFELLDASVEETSKRKSRIPADTKTPEAQEASKAPEAQEASKAPEASKAPETSDAEDSGVREESSDLPAVSFRKVCFSYEAGRDVLNDFDADVEQNRVTALVGMSGSGKSTLFRLLLGFYPPDQGDIYLFGRSVRDCSLQEVRNRIAYVPQESYLFSGTIRENIRYGRRGASPEEIEKAAKAAYADDFIRELTDGYDTQVGERGARLSGGQCQRIAIARALLKNAPILLLDEATASLDTESEHQVQKALEVLMEGRTVLIVAHRLSTIRNADVILVMENGRICEQGTHSALLDLNQVYAGLYRMQFSSSCAAL, from the coding sequence ATGTGGGAAAGAAAAGTGCAGGGGGAAAAGCGTATTTCCACAGGAAATAACCGGCTGTTTCGGCTGCTGCGATTTACAGGAAAGTGGTGGCCGATTTATGTGATTGGGATTCTGGGCACCTCCCTGCAGAGTTTTGGAAGCAACCTGATTTTTGCACGATCCCTGGAAGGCTTGACCCAGGCTGGTTTAACCCGGGATATGGGCTTGCTCCGTCAGACACTGTTCACTCTGGGGATCCGCCTGCTGATTTTTATACTGGCCATTCCGCTGTTTTCCTGGTTTTTTCAAAGCTCGGTGGCAAGGACAACTGCAAATATCCGCAGCCGGCTGTTTCATCAGATCCAGCAGCTTTCCATGACACAAATCGGAGCGAGTCATAGCGGTGATCTGCTTTCCCGGATGACCAACGATGTCCAGACGGCGGAGAATGCGTACAGCTGGCAGCTTGCCCTGCCGCTGATGGCTGTTCTGTCCGGCATCGGCTCCATCGTGGTGATCTTTTCGATTCATCCGAAAATGGGTGGGATCGGGATCGTCATCGGAGCGGCCTGTGCCCTGCTGAATGCCTTGTTTGCCCGACCGATTAAAAAGACAAGCGACGGGGTACAGCGGCATTTGTCAGAATCCACCCAGGCTCTGACGGATATTCTTGCAGGCGATCGTTTGTCCAGGATATTCAACCTAAAGCAGCGTTTGTTTGCTTATTATGCTTCTGCCAACCTGGGGGTAAAGGATATGGCAATGAAGCGGATTGTTTATCAATCCATGCTGAACGGCATGAACGGTCTGGTGAACACCATGGGCTTTGTCGGCATTTTGATCGCCGGCAGTGTTCTGGCGTTGAACGGGGACATCTCATTCAGCGAGGTTGTCCCCATTGTGCAGATGATGAACGGGATTACCTGGATGTTTACTTCCATCGGGAATTTTATTTCCCAGCTCCAGGGATCCCTGGCCGGGGCGGATCGGATTTTTGAACTGCTGGATGCTTCTGTGGAGGAGACTTCGAAAAGAAAAAGCAGGATCCCTGCAGATACAAAAACACCGGAAGCGCAGGAAGCATCAAAGGCACCGGAGGCGCAGGAAGCATCAAAGGCACCGGAGGCGTCAAAGGCACCGGAAACATCGGACGCAGAGGACTCCGGGGTCCGGGAAGAGTCTTCCGACCTGCCTGCTGTTTCCTTCCGAAAGGTGTGCTTTTCCTATGAAGCCGGACGGGATGTGCTGAATGACTTCGATGCGGATGTGGAGCAGAACAGGGTGACCGCTCTTGTCGGTATGAGCGGCAGCGGAAAAAGTACGCTTTTTCGTCTTCTGCTGGGCTTTTATCCACCGGATCAGGGGGATATTTATCTGTTTGGGCGCTCCGTCCGGGACTGCAGTCTGCAGGAAGTCCGAAACAGAATTGCCTACGTTCCCCAGGAAAGCTATCTGTTCAGCGGCACCATCCGGGAGAATATCAGATACGGAAGGAGGGGAGCCTCCCCGGAAGAAATTGAGAAAGCGGCAAAAGCAGCTTATGCGGATGACTTTATCCGGGAGCTGACGGACGGCTACGATACCCAGGTGGGAGAGAGGGGCGCCAGGCTGTCCGGCGGGCAGTGCCAGAGGATTGCCATTGCCCGGGCTTTGCTGAAAAATGCGCCGATTTTGCTGCTGGACGAAGCCACCGCCTCTCTGGATACGGAATCGGAGCATCAGGTGCAAAAAGCCCTGGAGGTTCTGATGGAGGGGAGAACGGTGCTGATTGTGGCACACCGGCTTTCCACCATCCGGAATGCAGATGTGATTCTTGTAATGGAAAACGGCAGGATCTGTGAACAAGGCACACACTCCGCCCTTCTGGATCTCAATCAGGTTTATGCGGGGCTGTATCGGATGCAGTTTTCCTCTTCCTGCGCTGCCCTTTAG
- a CDS encoding GNAT family N-acetyltransferase encodes MEGPRATKPEEVQPVIDLVNLVFRTGNHCKPTMGIEFPLLLCEENRENMRIITENGQPVSDINYYPSTIAVEGSTIRAASVGAVCTHPDYRGRHFATMILDDVEARMHREGVEVMLVSGGRGLYRRRQCVRVGGFDRAVLKPGKSPGRTGLSLVAMERLHLREAVHLYNQEAVRFHRTCREFTRLHEGVMTPWGNRYFKSYLVRIDGKAAAYFVVRFFRDSDRAEIREYAGDRMAVIQGIRRLIQDGNLSECALVCGKNDGIRILLEEEGIPLQHQDQQGTLKILDFPSLMNSLQPYMKQYLPDETVDALEFTEEDGTFSVCCGEETMTVNGMDDLGQLLFGQREQDSPENVSVRKELAGKPELRRVVDTVFPIPFPWTDNMNFI; translated from the coding sequence ATGGAAGGACCCAGAGCAACCAAACCGGAGGAAGTTCAGCCGGTTATCGATCTGGTCAATTTAGTATTCCGGACCGGAAACCATTGCAAACCGACAATGGGGATCGAATTCCCGCTGCTTTTGTGTGAGGAAAACCGGGAGAACATGAGAATCATTACGGAAAACGGGCAGCCCGTTTCGGATATCAATTATTATCCGTCTACCATCGCTGTGGAGGGAAGCACCATCCGAGCGGCTTCCGTCGGAGCCGTATGCACGCATCCTGACTACCGGGGCAGACATTTTGCCACGATGATTCTGGATGATGTGGAAGCCAGGATGCACAGGGAAGGCGTGGAAGTCATGCTGGTTTCCGGAGGCCGGGGCTTGTATCGGCGCCGGCAATGTGTACGGGTTGGCGGCTTTGACAGGGCTGTATTGAAGCCCGGAAAGAGTCCGGGCCGAACTGGCCTTTCCCTGGTGGCAATGGAGCGGCTGCATCTCAGGGAGGCGGTTCATCTTTACAATCAGGAGGCGGTTCGCTTTCATCGTACCTGTCGTGAGTTTACCCGGCTTCATGAGGGCGTTATGACTCCATGGGGCAATCGGTATTTCAAATCTTATCTGGTTCGGATCGACGGGAAAGCCGCAGCGTATTTCGTTGTACGTTTTTTCCGGGATTCCGACCGGGCAGAAATCAGGGAATATGCAGGAGACCGAATGGCAGTGATTCAGGGAATCCGCCGTTTGATTCAGGACGGAAATCTGAGTGAATGTGCCCTGGTCTGCGGAAAAAATGACGGAATCCGGATCCTGCTGGAGGAAGAGGGGATCCCGCTGCAGCATCAGGATCAGCAGGGAACGTTGAAGATACTTGACTTTCCTTCCCTGATGAACAGCCTGCAGCCTTATATGAAGCAGTATCTTCCGGATGAGACAGTGGATGCCCTGGAGTTCACGGAAGAAGATGGGACGTTTTCGGTCTGTTGCGGGGAGGAGACCATGACGGTGAACGGCATGGACGATCTGGGGCAGCTCCTGTTTGGCCAAAGAGAGCAGGACTCTCCGGAGAATGTTTCTGTCAGGAAGGAATTGGCCGGCAAGCCGGAATTGAGGAGAGTTGTGGATACCGTGTTTCCCATTCCATTCCCCTGGACGGATAATATGAACTTCATCTAA
- a CDS encoding ABC transporter ATP-binding protein: protein MKKAGTKSPMIRLLDIAGSYRSWLVLAAVVSVLGAACTVFSSIYLGRGLDAAVSGDRLRFYRTVRIVAGIAVIEFPVSILRTYCAGRYAQYAMYDIREKTTKHIQKLPASCLDRHPSGDLLSRLNNDISLLQQFLQGSLAELIAQPITFLAAAAYLFVASFALSLASFTATPLFLILILLMSRPIEKYTVQQQEALAEVNVVSKDMIEGMEEAKAFQIEETLDRKCVGAVKKALGKSLKTVRIHEAIAPVNLLMQMLPILLIFAYGGYLVTAGRMTFGELISFINLSNFVLNPMAQFPSAIASYRTASAASSRIIEIWNEPVERESGQCFSADSDVRTPAICFEDVSFSYGEEGRKKDREVLQNQNFEIAPGQTIALAGPSGCGKSTVLKLIAGFYAPCSGNVRVFGGRTEDWNLEALRSHIAWVSQDTYLYPRSIYENIAYGKRDATEQEIIAAAKAADIHDFIESLPEGYRTLAGERGARLSGGQRQRIAIARALLKDAPILLLDEATSALDTESEREVQQALEVLMKGRTVLVVAHRLTTIRSASRILVMEHGHIVEEGTHEELMQTGSLYRKLYYKQYAEADSGRMQA from the coding sequence GTGAAAAAAGCGGGGACAAAATCACCGATGATTCGTTTGCTGGATATTGCCGGTTCCTACCGGAGCTGGCTCGTCCTGGCGGCGGTTGTTTCCGTCCTTGGTGCTGCCTGCACTGTTTTTTCATCCATTTATCTGGGCAGGGGATTGGATGCTGCCGTATCGGGAGATCGGCTCCGGTTTTACCGGACGGTCCGGATTGTGGCAGGGATTGCCGTCATCGAATTCCCGGTTTCTATCCTGAGAACCTACTGTGCCGGACGGTATGCACAATACGCCATGTATGACATTCGGGAGAAAACAACAAAGCATATACAGAAGCTCCCGGCATCCTGTCTGGACCGGCATCCTTCCGGTGATCTGCTGTCCCGGCTGAACAATGATATCAGTCTGCTGCAGCAGTTCCTGCAGGGTTCCCTGGCAGAGCTGATTGCACAACCCATTACCTTTCTCGCAGCTGCCGCATATCTGTTTGTCGCCAGCTTTGCGCTGTCCCTGGCCAGCTTTACGGCAACTCCGCTGTTCCTGATACTTATTCTGCTGATGTCCAGACCCATTGAAAAATATACCGTGCAGCAGCAGGAAGCTTTGGCCGAGGTAAATGTTGTGTCCAAAGATATGATAGAAGGCATGGAAGAAGCAAAAGCCTTTCAAATTGAAGAAACACTGGACAGGAAATGTGTCGGAGCAGTGAAAAAGGCGCTGGGCAAAAGCCTGAAGACGGTACGGATCCACGAGGCCATTGCTCCGGTGAATCTTCTGATGCAGATGCTTCCCATTTTGCTGATTTTTGCCTATGGCGGCTATCTTGTTACCGCTGGCAGGATGACCTTCGGCGAGTTGATCTCCTTCATCAATCTCTCCAATTTTGTCCTGAACCCCATGGCCCAGTTTCCTTCTGCGATTGCTTCCTATCGTACGGCTTCCGCTGCTTCTTCACGAATTATTGAGATCTGGAACGAGCCGGTGGAAAGGGAAAGCGGGCAATGCTTTTCTGCGGACAGCGATGTCCGGACTCCGGCGATCTGCTTTGAAGATGTTTCCTTTTCCTATGGGGAGGAGGGCAGGAAAAAAGATCGCGAGGTTCTGCAGAATCAGAACTTTGAAATTGCACCGGGGCAGACAATTGCCCTGGCAGGTCCCAGCGGCTGCGGGAAGAGTACGGTTCTGAAACTGATTGCCGGGTTCTATGCTCCCTGTTCGGGAAATGTCCGGGTGTTTGGCGGCAGAACAGAGGACTGGAATTTGGAAGCCCTGAGGAGCCACATTGCCTGGGTATCCCAGGATACCTATCTGTATCCCCGAAGCATTTATGAGAATATTGCCTATGGAAAGAGGGATGCGACGGAACAGGAAATTATTGCGGCGGCAAAGGCAGCGGACATTCATGATTTCATTGAAAGTCTGCCGGAGGGATACCGGACTCTGGCAGGCGAGAGAGGCGCCAGGCTGTCGGGAGGGCAGCGTCAGCGAATTGCCATTGCCCGGGCACTTTTGAAGGACGCCCCCATCCTGCTGCTGGATGAAGCAACCTCCGCCCTGGATACGGAATCGGAGCGTGAGGTGCAGCAGGCTCTGGAGGTGCTGATGAAGGGCAGGACTGTTCTGGTGGTTGCCCACCGGCTGACCACCATCCGGTCCGCTTCCAGGATATTGGTCATGGAGCACGGCCACATTGTGGAGGAAGGGACACATGAAGAACTGATGCAGACGGGAAGTCTGTACCGTAAATTGTATTACAAACAATATGCAGAGGCAGATTCTGGCCGAATGCAGGCGTGA
- a CDS encoding DUF2089 domain-containing protein, protein MTYPIPAKCPVCHNRLKVTALYCSRCHTRLEGEFQPDKFSYLSREQKYFIEVFLKCRGNIKEVEKELGISYPTVRGKLDDVVQSLGYHVSSDNRDPDSEPQKSRKVILERLSNGEITYEEAMNQLKK, encoded by the coding sequence TTGACCTATCCAATCCCTGCGAAATGTCCGGTATGTCATAACCGGCTGAAGGTTACGGCTTTGTATTGCAGCCGCTGTCATACCAGGTTGGAGGGAGAGTTCCAACCGGATAAATTTAGTTATCTTTCCCGGGAGCAGAAGTATTTTATTGAGGTTTTTCTGAAATGCCGGGGGAACATCAAGGAGGTGGAGAAGGAGCTGGGCATATCCTATCCTACCGTAAGGGGAAAGCTGGATGATGTGGTACAGAGCCTGGGTTATCACGTGAGCAGTGACAACCGGGATCCGGACAGCGAACCGCAAAAGTCCAGGAAGGTAATTCTGGAGAGGCTCAGCAATGGGGAGATCACTTATGAGGAAGCAATGAATCAGTTAAAAAAATAA